The Trichosurus vulpecula isolate mTriVul1 chromosome 4, mTriVul1.pri, whole genome shotgun sequence genome contains a region encoding:
- the CNOT9 gene encoding CCR4-NOT transcription complex subunit 9, with product MHSLATAAPVPTALAQVDREKIYQWINELSSPETRENALLELSKKRESVPDLAPMLWHSFGTIAALLQEIVNIYPSINPPTLTAHQSNRVCNALALLQCVASHPETRSAFLAAHIPLFLYPFLHTVSKTRPFEYLRLTSLGVIGALVKTDEQEVINFLLTTEIIPLCLRIMESGSELSKTVATFILQKILLDDTGLAYICQTYERFSHVAMILGKMVLQLSKEPSARLLKHVVRCYLRLSDNPRAREALRQCLPDQLKDTTFAQVLKDDTTTKRWLAQLVKNLQEGQVTDPRGIPLPPQ from the exons ATGCACAGCCTGGCGACGGCCGCG CCTGTGCCTACAGCGTTGGCCCAAGTGGATAGAGAGAAGATCTATCAGTGGATCAATGAGCTGTCCAGTCCAGAAACCAGGGAAAATGCTCTCCTGGAGCTGAGTAAAAAGCGTGAATCCGTTCCTGACCTTGCCCCCATGTTGTGGCACTCTTTTGGTACTATTGCAGCTCTCTTACAG GAAATTGTAAATATTTACCCATCTATCAATCCACCTACCTTGACTGCACATCAGTCTAACAGAGTTTGCAATGCTTTGGCACTGTTGCAGTGTGTGGCATCACACCCAGAAACCAG GTCAGCATTTCTTGCAGCCCATATCCCCCTCTTCTTGTATCCCTTTTTGCACACGGTCAGCAAGACTCGTCCCTTTGAATATCTTCGTCTCACCAGCCTTGGAGTTATTG GGGCCCTGGTCAAAACAGATGAACAAGAAGTAATCAACTTCTTATTGACGACAGAAATTATCCCTTTATGTTTGCGCATTATGGAATCTGGAAGTGAACTTTCCAAAACG GTTGCCACATTCATTCTGCAGAAGATTCTCCTGGATGACACTGGATTGGCCTATATATGCCAGACGTATGAGCGGTTCTCCCATGTCGCCATGATCTTG GGTAAGATGGTCCTGCAGCTGTCCAAGGAACCTTCTGCCCGTCTGCTGAAGCATGTGGTCAGATGTTACCTTCGCCTTTCAGATAATCCCAG GGCTCGTGAAGCACTCAGGCAGTGCTTGCCTGACCAGCTGAAAGATACCACCTTTGCTCAGGTGCTCAAAGATGACACCACCACCAAGCGCTGGCTCGCACAGCTGGTGAAAAACCTGCAGGAAGGCCAGGTTACCGACCCCCGCGGCATCCCCCTGCCCCCTCAGTGA